A part of Streptococcus porcinus genomic DNA contains:
- a CDS encoding prepilin peptidase — MTILLYFFLGASLGSFVGLVFDRFPTKSILWPPSHCPHCQNQLGVKDLIPVLSFIVNKCHCRFCRVSINPLYIILEVLYGLLFVFYALKGILNLTDLSLTSFSILLSLFDIKSRSYPMLFWLMAYTTAVMVLGFNLLSCFFLTLALLAILFPQKIGSGDFFYLSLLALAYPLSTVLWIIQGASLLGILYCHFMMQKSIPFIPFLTLALLILTLIT; from the coding sequence ATGACCATACTACTTTATTTTTTCCTTGGAGCAAGCTTAGGCTCCTTTGTTGGACTAGTATTCGACAGGTTTCCTACAAAGTCTATTCTTTGGCCACCAAGTCATTGCCCACACTGTCAGAATCAACTAGGAGTTAAAGACTTGATACCAGTTTTATCATTTATAGTCAACAAGTGCCACTGTCGTTTTTGCAGAGTATCTATAAATCCGCTTTACATAATTCTAGAAGTCTTATATGGACTCCTATTTGTCTTCTATGCTTTAAAAGGCATCCTCAACCTGACAGATTTGAGCCTTACTTCCTTTTCTATTCTTCTTTCACTTTTTGATATCAAATCAAGATCCTACCCAATGCTCTTTTGGTTGATGGCCTATACTACAGCAGTAATGGTTTTGGGATTTAATCTTTTATCCTGCTTTTTTCTGACTTTAGCACTATTAGCAATTCTTTTCCCCCAGAAAATTGGTAGTGGTGACTTCTTTTATCTCTCCCTTTTAGCCTTGGCTTATCCTCTATCAACTGTTCTATGGATTATTCAGGGAGCGAGTCTCCTTGGAATTCTATATTGTCATTTCATGATGCAGAAATCTATTCCTTTTATTCCTTTTTTAACTCTAGCTCTGTTGATCCTCACACTTATAACATAA
- a CDS encoding UDP-N-acetylglucosamine--N-acetylmuramyl-(pentapeptide) pyrophosphoryl-undecaprenol N-acetylglucosamine transferase, protein MLMPKRIIFTGGGTVGHVTLNLILMPYFIKDGWEVHYIGDKNGIEYKEVQKSGLAVTFHSIKTGKLRRYFSWQNLIDVFKVGVGLFQSLIIISKVRPKAVFSKGGFVSVPPVIAAKLLGLPVFIHESDISMGLANKIASKFATTMYTTFEPGTHLKNAKHIGAVTKVRELPTYDSDECKKIKAYFDPSLKTLLFIGGSAGAKVFNQMITQTPALTEHFNVINISGDTSLNTIEKNLYRVDYVTDLYQPLMSLADIVVTRGGSNTLFELLAMRKLHVIVPLGKEASRGDQIENADYFVKKGYSRQIKESDLSFEKLRQEIDYLIAHRDSFVKAMSTSQEITPPDRFYDMLVTDLNSKIKED, encoded by the coding sequence ATTCTAATGCCTAAAAGAATTATTTTTACAGGTGGGGGGACAGTTGGTCATGTGACTCTAAATCTTATCTTAATGCCTTATTTTATTAAAGACGGTTGGGAAGTTCATTATATTGGGGATAAAAATGGAATTGAATACAAAGAGGTACAAAAGTCAGGTTTAGCAGTTACTTTTCATAGCATTAAAACTGGGAAATTACGACGCTATTTTTCTTGGCAGAATCTTATTGATGTCTTTAAAGTTGGTGTTGGACTTTTCCAATCGCTTATTATCATCTCGAAAGTAAGACCCAAAGCTGTTTTTTCAAAGGGTGGCTTTGTTTCTGTGCCACCTGTTATCGCAGCTAAATTACTAGGACTTCCTGTCTTTATACATGAGTCAGATATTTCAATGGGCCTAGCCAATAAAATTGCTTCAAAATTTGCAACAACGATGTACACGACATTTGAACCAGGCACTCATCTAAAAAATGCTAAACATATTGGGGCTGTCACAAAAGTAAGAGAGCTTCCAACATATGACTCTGATGAATGTAAAAAAATAAAAGCGTATTTTGATCCGTCACTAAAAACGCTCTTGTTTATAGGAGGTTCTGCAGGAGCTAAGGTTTTTAATCAGATGATTACTCAGACGCCAGCTTTGACCGAACATTTTAATGTTATTAATATTAGTGGTGATACCTCCTTGAATACAATTGAAAAGAATCTTTATCGAGTAGACTACGTAACAGATCTCTACCAACCATTAATGTCATTAGCGGACATTGTTGTTACGCGGGGTGGCTCCAATACATTATTTGAATTGTTAGCTATGCGAAAACTTCATGTGATCGTTCCTTTAGGAAAAGAAGCTAGCCGTGGAGATCAGATAGAAAACGCCGACTATTTCGTTAAAAAGGGGTATTCTCGTCAGATCAAGGAAAGCGATTTAAGTTTCGAAAAATTAAGACAGGAGATTGATTACCTAATAGCGCATAGAGATTCTTTTGTGAAGGCCATGTCAACATCGCAAGAAATCACACCTCCTGATAGATTTTATGATATGTTAGTGACTGATCTCAACTCAAAAATTAAGGAAGATTAA
- a CDS encoding rhodanese-like domain-containing protein, translating to MSLVTILGWVILVGTAVYFIWNYLTFKRMVKRIDNGTFKEMMYYSQIIDLRDPVSFRKRHILGARNFPRQQFDASIKSLRHDKPILIYENVTNRFAPSAIRKLKKAGYTNLYLLKDGFDYWDGKTK from the coding sequence ATGTCGTTAGTTACAATTTTAGGCTGGGTTATATTAGTTGGAACGGCTGTTTATTTTATTTGGAATTATCTTACCTTTAAGCGCATGGTTAAGCGAATTGATAATGGCACCTTTAAAGAGATGATGTATTATAGTCAAATTATTGACCTGCGAGATCCAGTAAGTTTTAGGAAACGCCATATTTTAGGGGCACGTAATTTTCCTAGGCAACAATTTGATGCTTCTATTAAATCATTGCGACATGATAAACCAATTCTAATTTATGAAAATGTTACAAATCGTTTTGCTCCAAGTGCTATTCGTAAGTTGAAAAAAGCTGGGTATACCAACCTCTATCTTTTAAAGGATGGTTTCGATTATTGGGATGGAAAAACAAAATAA
- a CDS encoding ABC transporter ATP-binding protein, with protein sequence MSNNSQWHVFKRLLSYLKPYKWITVLALGLLLLTTVIKSLIPLVASYFIDHYLEAINQSAFVILIGYYGLYLLQSFIQYFGNLFFAKVSYSIVRDIRKDAFANMEKLGMSYFDKTPAGSIVSRITNDTEAVSDMFSGLLSSFVSAIFIFTVTLYTMLMLDTKLTALVAIFLPFIFILVNLYRKKSVDVIAKTRSLLSDINTKLAESIEGIRIIQAFGQEERLKAEFELINKEHVVYANKSVALDSIFLRPAMSLLKLLAYAVLMTYFGFKGLNGGLTAGIMYAFIQYVNRLFDPLIEVTQNFSTLQTSMVSASRVFKLIDEVAYEPSQDTSLKKIEQGNIEFKQVSFSYDGQHKVLNKISFKVNKGETIAFVGATGSGKSSIINIFMRFYEFSEGQILIDGQDIRKYSPEALRKAIGLVLQDPFLYHGTIASNIRMYQDISDQVVQEAAEFVDANDFIDKLPEKYQAPVTERGSSFSTGQRQLLAFARTVASQPKILILDEATANIDSATEQIVQNSLAKMRKGRTTIAIAHRLSTIQDANCIYVLDKGTIIENGSHEELLSKKGAYYRMYQLQAGMMANN encoded by the coding sequence ATGTCTAATAATAGTCAATGGCATGTTTTTAAAAGATTATTATCTTATTTAAAACCTTATAAATGGATTACTGTACTGGCTCTAGGACTCTTACTTTTAACAACGGTGATTAAAAGTCTTATCCCATTAGTGGCCTCTTATTTTATTGATCATTATTTAGAGGCTATTAATCAGTCAGCTTTTGTGATACTGATTGGTTATTATGGCCTTTACCTTCTTCAAAGCTTCATTCAATATTTTGGGAACCTTTTTTTTGCTAAAGTTTCTTATAGTATTGTTCGTGATATCCGTAAAGATGCTTTTGCAAATATGGAAAAGCTTGGGATGTCTTATTTTGATAAGACGCCAGCAGGTTCGATTGTTTCCCGCATCACAAATGATACTGAAGCGGTGAGTGATATGTTTTCAGGTTTATTGTCTAGCTTTGTTTCAGCTATTTTTATTTTTACAGTTACTCTCTACACAATGTTGATGCTTGATACTAAGTTAACGGCATTAGTTGCAATTTTTTTGCCCTTTATATTTATTCTTGTGAACTTATACCGTAAAAAATCGGTTGACGTGATTGCTAAAACTAGAAGTTTACTTTCAGATATTAATACGAAATTGGCCGAAAGTATTGAGGGTATTCGTATTATTCAAGCTTTTGGTCAGGAGGAGCGTCTGAAAGCAGAATTTGAGTTAATTAATAAAGAACATGTCGTCTATGCTAATAAGTCAGTTGCTCTAGACAGTATTTTCTTGCGACCTGCGATGTCTTTGCTGAAATTATTGGCTTATGCTGTTCTAATGACTTATTTTGGTTTCAAAGGTTTGAATGGTGGTCTAACAGCTGGTATCATGTATGCTTTTATTCAGTATGTCAATAGGCTTTTTGATCCTCTAATTGAGGTTACGCAAAATTTTTCCACTCTTCAAACTTCCATGGTATCGGCATCAAGAGTTTTTAAACTTATTGATGAGGTAGCATATGAGCCATCACAAGATACGAGTCTTAAAAAAATTGAACAAGGAAATATCGAATTTAAACAGGTTTCTTTTTCTTATGATGGTCAACATAAGGTTTTAAATAAGATTTCCTTTAAAGTTAATAAGGGAGAAACGATTGCTTTTGTTGGTGCAACAGGATCAGGCAAGTCCTCTATTATTAATATTTTTATGCGTTTTTATGAATTTTCTGAAGGGCAAATTTTAATTGATGGGCAGGATATTAGGAAATATAGTCCTGAGGCATTACGGAAAGCTATAGGGTTAGTTCTCCAAGATCCATTCCTTTATCATGGAACTATTGCATCCAATATTAGAATGTATCAAGACATTAGTGATCAAGTTGTTCAAGAAGCAGCTGAATTTGTTGATGCTAATGATTTCATTGATAAATTACCAGAAAAATATCAAGCTCCCGTTACAGAACGCGGTTCTAGTTTTTCTACGGGCCAGCGTCAACTTCTAGCATTTGCACGTACCGTTGCTAGTCAACCTAAAATATTGATTCTTGATGAAGCAACAGCTAATATTGATTCTGCTACGGAGCAAATCGTTCAGAATTCATTAGCAAAAATGCGTAAGGGTCGAACGACTATTGCAATTGCCCACCGCTTATCAACCATTCAAGATGCTAATTGTATCTATGTGCTTGATAAAGGGACTATTATCGAAAATGGTAGTCACGAGGAACTTTTAAGCAAAAAAGGCGCTTATTACAGAATGTATCAATTACAAGCTGGGATGATGGCCAATAACTAA
- the murD gene encoding UDP-N-acetylmuramoyl-L-alanine--D-glutamate ligase, with protein MKKITNFENKKVLVLGLAKSGEAAARLLTNLGALVTVNDGKVFEENPAAQALLELGIKVVCGSHPLALLDEDFELMIKNPGIPYSNPMVEKALAKGIPVLTEVELAYLVSEAPIIAITGSNGKTTTTTMIADVLNHGGQSALLAGNIGYPASEVALKAEAKDRLVMELSSFQLMGVKAFHPQIALITNLMPTHLDYHGSLEEYVAAKWNIQQRMTEEDYVILNADQELTSTLASKTKAKVLYFSTKKEVEGAYLKGGKLYYNGDFIMEASSIGVPGLHNVENALATIVVAKLSHIANPVISDTLKHFGGVKHRLQYAGQLQDITFYNDSKSTNILACQKALSGFNKKNLILIAGGLDRGNSFDELVPDIKGIKKMILIGETTDKMKLAAEMAEVSYSSAKDVADATRLAFKGANAGDIILLSPANASWDMYPNFEVRGDEFLKTIEDLKGEF; from the coding sequence ATGAAAAAAATTACAAATTTTGAAAATAAAAAAGTACTCGTGCTTGGATTAGCAAAGTCAGGCGAAGCGGCAGCGCGTTTGTTGACGAATCTTGGTGCTTTAGTGACCGTTAATGACGGGAAAGTATTTGAAGAAAACCCTGCTGCTCAAGCCCTTTTAGAACTTGGAATTAAGGTGGTTTGCGGTAGTCACCCGTTAGCCTTATTAGATGAAGACTTCGAGTTGATGATTAAAAATCCAGGGATACCTTATTCAAATCCTATGGTTGAAAAAGCTCTTGCTAAGGGAATCCCCGTCTTAACTGAGGTTGAATTAGCTTATTTAGTCTCAGAAGCACCTATTATTGCTATTACAGGTTCTAATGGTAAAACTACGACCACCACAATGATTGCAGATGTTTTAAACCATGGCGGTCAATCAGCTCTCTTAGCTGGAAATATTGGTTATCCTGCTTCAGAAGTTGCTCTTAAGGCAGAGGCTAAGGATAGACTTGTGATGGAACTATCTTCTTTCCAATTGATGGGAGTTAAAGCCTTCCATCCACAGATAGCCTTGATTACTAATCTAATGCCTACACATCTTGACTACCATGGAAGCTTAGAAGAGTATGTGGCAGCTAAATGGAATATTCAACAGCGAATGACCGAAGAAGATTATGTGATTTTAAACGCTGACCAAGAATTAACCAGTACATTAGCATCAAAAACCAAAGCGAAGGTCCTTTATTTTTCAACTAAAAAAGAAGTTGAAGGTGCATATCTGAAAGGTGGTAAACTCTACTATAATGGTGATTTTATCATGGAAGCTTCAAGTATTGGAGTGCCAGGTCTCCATAACGTGGAAAATGCTTTAGCGACGATTGTTGTTGCTAAGCTTTCCCATATTGCAAATCCTGTTATTTCAGATACATTGAAGCATTTTGGTGGAGTTAAACATCGTCTTCAATATGCGGGACAATTGCAGGATATTACCTTTTATAATGACAGTAAATCAACAAATATATTAGCTTGTCAAAAGGCGCTTTCAGGTTTTAATAAGAAAAATCTTATCTTAATTGCAGGTGGACTTGATCGTGGAAATAGCTTTGACGAACTAGTACCAGATATCAAAGGCATTAAAAAGATGATTCTCATAGGTGAAACTACTGATAAAATGAAACTAGCAGCAGAAATGGCGGAAGTTTCTTATAGCAGTGCTAAAGATGTGGCTGACGCGACAAGACTTGCTTTTAAAGGAGCTAATGCAGGTGATATCATTTTACTTAGTCCCGCTAATGCAAGCTGGGATATGTACCCTAATTTTGAAGTTCGTGGAGATGAGTTTTTAAAGACCATTGAAGACTTAAAAGGAGAATTCTAA
- a CDS encoding YqgQ family protein gives MKTLYDVQQLLKNFGIYIYIGKRLYDIEMMKIELKRIYDNGLVDKNDYLNAELILRREHRLELEKEGQKK, from the coding sequence ATGAAAACCTTATATGATGTGCAACAATTATTGAAAAATTTTGGTATTTATATCTATATCGGTAAGCGGCTTTATGATATCGAAATGATGAAAATTGAACTGAAACGAATTTATGATAATGGTTTAGTGGACAAAAATGATTACTTAAATGCTGAACTGATTTTGCGTCGTGAGCATAGGCTAGAATTAGAAAAAGAAGGACAGAAAAAATGA
- the typA gene encoding translational GTPase TypA, with translation MTELRNDIRNVAIIAHVDHGKTTLVDELLKQSHTLDERKELQERAMDSNDIEKERGITILAKNTAVAYNDVRINIMDTPGHADFGGEVERIMKMVDGVVLVVDAYEGTMPQTRFVLKKALEQDLVPIVVVNKIDKPSARPAEVVDEVLELFIELGADDEQLEFPVVYASAINGTSSLSDDPADQEHTMAPIFDTIIDHIPAPVDNSEEPLQFQVSLLDYNDFVGRIGIGRVFRGTIKVGDNVTLSKLDGSTKNFRVTKLFGFFGLERREIEEAKAGDLIAVSGMEDIFVGETITPTNAIEPLPILRIDEPTLQMTFLVNNSPFAGREGKWVTSRKIEERLQAELQTDVSLRIDPTDSPDKWTVSGRGELHLAILIETMRREGYELQVSRPEVIIKEIDGVKCEPFERVQIDTPEEYQGAIIQSLSERKGDMLDMQMVGNGQTRLIFLIPARGLIGYSTEFLSMTRGYGIMNHTFDQYLPVVGGEIGGRHRGALVSIDQGKATTYSIMRVEERGTIFVNPGTEVYEGMIIGEHSRDNDLGVNITTAKQMTNVRSANKDQTSVIKTPRILTLEESLEFLNDDEYMEVTPESIRLRKQILNKAARDKASKKKKSAE, from the coding sequence ATGACAGAACTAAGAAATGATATCCGTAACGTTGCCATCATCGCTCACGTTGACCACGGAAAAACAACACTTGTTGATGAATTGCTGAAACAATCACACACACTTGATGAACGTAAAGAACTTCAAGAGCGTGCAATGGATTCAAACGATATTGAAAAAGAGCGCGGTATCACCATTCTGGCTAAAAATACAGCTGTTGCTTACAATGATGTTCGTATCAACATCATGGACACACCTGGGCACGCGGACTTCGGTGGTGAAGTTGAGCGTATCATGAAAATGGTTGATGGGGTCGTTCTTGTCGTTGATGCCTATGAAGGAACAATGCCACAAACACGCTTTGTTTTGAAAAAAGCCTTAGAACAAGACTTAGTTCCTATTGTAGTTGTTAATAAAATCGATAAACCTTCCGCTCGACCAGCTGAAGTTGTAGATGAAGTATTGGAACTTTTCATTGAACTTGGTGCAGATGATGAGCAATTGGAATTTCCAGTTGTGTATGCATCAGCGATTAATGGAACATCCTCACTTTCTGATGATCCAGCTGATCAAGAACACACCATGGCACCAATCTTTGATACAATCATTGATCATATTCCAGCACCAGTTGATAATTCTGAAGAGCCTTTACAGTTCCAAGTATCATTATTAGACTATAATGATTTTGTTGGTCGTATTGGTATCGGTCGCGTTTTCCGTGGAACTATCAAAGTTGGCGATAATGTTACCCTTTCTAAATTAGACGGCTCTACTAAGAATTTCCGTGTTACAAAACTTTTTGGTTTCTTTGGTTTAGAGCGACGTGAAATTGAAGAAGCAAAAGCTGGTGATTTGATTGCTGTTTCAGGTATGGAAGATATCTTCGTTGGAGAAACAATTACTCCAACGAATGCTATTGAACCATTGCCAATTCTAAGGATTGACGAACCAACTCTTCAAATGACCTTCTTGGTTAACAATTCACCTTTTGCTGGTCGCGAAGGTAAATGGGTAACTTCACGTAAGATTGAAGAACGTTTACAAGCAGAATTACAAACAGACGTATCACTTCGTATCGATCCTACTGACTCACCTGATAAATGGACTGTTTCTGGTCGTGGTGAGCTTCACTTGGCTATCCTTATTGAAACAATGCGTCGTGAAGGCTATGAGTTACAAGTATCTCGTCCTGAAGTTATCATCAAAGAAATTGATGGTGTTAAATGTGAGCCATTTGAGCGCGTGCAAATTGATACTCCAGAAGAATATCAAGGGGCAATCATTCAATCACTCTCAGAACGTAAAGGCGATATGTTAGATATGCAAATGGTCGGAAACGGGCAAACGCGCTTAATCTTCTTAATTCCTGCACGTGGTTTGATTGGTTACTCTACGGAATTTCTTTCAATGACTCGTGGTTACGGAATTATGAACCATACTTTTGATCAGTATCTACCAGTCGTGGGTGGTGAAATTGGAGGACGTCATCGTGGTGCTCTTGTTTCGATTGATCAAGGAAAAGCGACAACCTATTCAATTATGCGTGTAGAAGAGCGTGGAACAATTTTTGTTAATCCTGGAACTGAAGTTTATGAAGGAATGATTATCGGGGAACATTCTCGTGATAATGATCTAGGTGTCAATATTACCACAGCAAAACAGATGACTAATGTTCGTTCAGCTAATAAAGATCAAACTTCTGTTATTAAAACGCCTCGTATCCTAACTTTAGAGGAATCTTTAGAATTCCTTAATGATGATGAGTATATGGAAGTCACTCCAGAATCTATTCGTCTTCGTAAACAAATTCTTAATAAAGCAGCGCGTGACAAAGCAAGTAAAAAGAAAAAATCTGCTGAGTAA
- a CDS encoding cell division protein FtsQ/DivIB, which produces MVKEKKTSPEKEPLVLTEWQKRNIEFIEKKKSQAEEERKLKEKLLSEKKAQLQSKSNDEEIDTDGTSDTDSAKDEDDVKEEVIPKVKKEKTKRQKALIKASPVLLVSFLVLATSVFFLSPYSKLKTFASKGNDHTSLVELVNQSQIKPSEYFLSVFLSSAKHANAVKTSNPWVKDVSIHYQLPNHFVFDVKEYRIIAYAQVDNGFQPILENGRRVTIVNKSQLPKNFLIINLTKEKDIQYLVKALAKLPEDLVKMIKSISLANSNSTADLLTIEMQDGNTIRVPQSQLLKKMPYYLKIQKKLEGKTIVDMEVGIYSTTSDIEAKEADVKDEKKDNPEQKVETSDGTNASDQTSSSTNQPANPTNTPQPSESQPEANPSPEAVAPVPAQ; this is translated from the coding sequence ATGGTGAAAGAGAAAAAAACGAGTCCTGAAAAGGAACCTCTTGTTTTGACGGAATGGCAAAAGCGAAATATTGAATTCATAGAAAAAAAGAAGAGTCAAGCTGAGGAGGAGCGTAAGCTTAAAGAAAAGTTACTTAGTGAGAAAAAAGCTCAGTTACAATCAAAGAGTAATGATGAAGAAATAGATACTGATGGCACATCCGATACTGATAGTGCAAAGGATGAAGATGACGTTAAGGAAGAAGTTATACCTAAAGTTAAAAAAGAAAAAACGAAAAGACAAAAGGCCTTGATTAAGGCATCACCTGTTCTTTTAGTAAGTTTTTTGGTTTTGGCTACTTCAGTCTTTTTCTTGTCACCTTATAGCAAATTAAAAACATTTGCTTCAAAAGGTAATGACCATACCAGCTTGGTAGAACTCGTAAATCAAAGTCAAATTAAACCATCAGAATATTTTCTATCGGTATTTTTATCATCAGCAAAGCATGCGAATGCTGTTAAAACTAGTAATCCTTGGGTTAAGGATGTTTCGATTCATTATCAGCTTCCTAATCATTTTGTATTCGATGTTAAAGAGTATCGCATTATTGCTTATGCTCAAGTTGATAATGGTTTTCAGCCAATCCTTGAAAATGGGCGCCGTGTCACAATCGTAAATAAAAGTCAGTTACCTAAAAATTTTTTAATTATCAATTTAACTAAAGAAAAAGATATTCAGTATTTGGTTAAGGCTTTGGCAAAATTACCAGAGGACTTAGTTAAAATGATTAAATCCATTTCTTTAGCCAACTCAAATTCAACAGCAGACTTATTAACTATTGAAATGCAGGACGGAAATACAATTAGAGTCCCGCAATCACAATTACTGAAAAAAATGCCTTACTATCTTAAAATTCAGAAAAAATTAGAGGGTAAAACTATTGTTGACATGGAAGTAGGTATCTACTCGACAACTAGTGATATCGAGGCTAAAGAAGCAGATGTTAAGGATGAGAAAAAGGATAATCCTGAACAAAAAGTAGAAACTTCTGATGGGACAAATGCTAGTGATCAAACAAGCTCATCGACCAATCAACCAGCTAATCCTACAAATACTCCACAACCTTCTGAGTCTCAACCTGAGGCAAATCCTAGTCCTGAGGCAGTTGCTCCTGTACCAGCTCAGTAA
- a CDS encoding ROK family glucokinase, whose protein sequence is MSQKLIGIDLGGTTIKFGILTLEGEVQEKWAIETNTLENGKHIVPDIVASLKHRLALYGLSKDDFVGIGMGSPGAVDRVRNTVTGAFNLNWKETQEVGSVIEKELGIPFAIDNDANVAALGERWVGAGDNNPDVVFMTLGTGVGGGIIADGNLIHGIAGAGGEIGHMIVEPENGFACTCGSHGCLETVASATGVVKVARLLAESYEGDSAIKAAIDNGEAVTSKDIFMAAEASDSFANSVVEKVGFYLGLATANISNILNPDSVVIGGGVSAAGEFLRSRIEKYFLTFAFPQVKTSTKIKIAELGNDAGIIGAASLANQLAKK, encoded by the coding sequence ATGAGTCAAAAATTAATCGGTATTGATCTAGGTGGGACAACGATCAAGTTTGGTATCTTAACCTTAGAAGGAGAAGTTCAAGAAAAGTGGGCTATCGAGACAAATACTTTAGAAAATGGTAAGCATATTGTTCCTGATATTGTTGCCTCTTTAAAGCATCGTCTTGCCCTTTATGGTTTAAGTAAAGATGATTTTGTTGGGATTGGAATGGGTTCTCCAGGAGCAGTTGATCGCGTTCGCAATACGGTTACTGGAGCTTTTAACCTTAACTGGAAAGAGACGCAAGAAGTAGGTTCTGTTATTGAAAAAGAGCTAGGAATCCCTTTTGCTATTGACAACGATGCAAACGTTGCAGCACTTGGCGAACGCTGGGTAGGTGCAGGCGACAATAATCCTGATGTTGTTTTTATGACTTTGGGAACCGGTGTCGGAGGTGGAATCATTGCTGATGGCAATCTTATTCACGGTATTGCTGGTGCAGGGGGCGAAATTGGTCACATGATTGTGGAACCTGAAAATGGTTTTGCTTGCACCTGTGGCTCACATGGCTGTTTAGAGACCGTAGCTTCGGCGACAGGTGTTGTTAAAGTAGCACGTCTACTTGCTGAATCTTATGAAGGTGATTCGGCAATTAAAGCAGCTATTGATAATGGTGAAGCGGTAACAAGTAAAGATATTTTTATGGCGGCAGAAGCTAGTGATTCGTTTGCGAATTCAGTTGTTGAAAAAGTAGGCTTTTATCTAGGACTTGCAACTGCAAATATTTCTAATATCCTTAATCCCGATTCAGTTGTTATTGGTGGGGGAGTATCAGCAGCAGGTGAGTTTTTACGCTCACGTATTGAGAAATATTTTTTGACTTTTGCTTTCCCACAAGTTAAAACGTCAACAAAAATTAAGATTGCTGAATTGGGAAATGATGCTGGTATCATTGGGGCTGCAAGCTTAGCTAACCAATTAGCTAAAAAATAG
- a CDS encoding DUF3165 family protein, which produces MFYLIIAILIVSYYIFMAPKSIKNTLSMIGLVALVALLIVLAGMSLIKILESPPEVFVVIAMIAVSFFALRDILRMPTKNKND; this is translated from the coding sequence TTGTTCTATTTAATTATTGCTATATTAATTGTTTCCTATTATATCTTTATGGCACCCAAAAGTATCAAAAATACCTTATCAATGATAGGCTTGGTCGCTTTGGTAGCACTTTTAATTGTGCTAGCTGGAATGAGCTTGATTAAAATATTGGAATCCCCCCCTGAAGTATTTGTTGTAATAGCCATGATTGCAGTAAGTTTTTTTGCATTACGTGATATTTTACGAATGCCAACTAAAAATAAAAATGATTAA